In one Neobacillus sp. WH10 genomic region, the following are encoded:
- a CDS encoding ATP-binding protein: MRDIITIPFNGEVSLILSCDNSGAIGMKAQDTVHVPYETVAYYSLRVAVMECIAAGGKPISIVLHNFCGNGPWEELLRGIKKGLLELGLKDVPITGSTESNFPLLQSAVGLIVLGIKPNGKITDFMFSDKLKFAVIGSPLVGNEVLDQSDDIVPLSIFQEINKANDVMILPVGSKGILFELNQMFANEKFTRDMVITNLDILKSSGPSTCFIAVYHTEQEEELIRIAGGFFHSIQIERK, from the coding sequence ATGAGGGATATTATAACGATTCCCTTTAATGGTGAGGTATCTCTCATTCTCTCTTGTGATAATAGCGGAGCGATTGGGATGAAAGCGCAGGATACCGTTCATGTACCATACGAAACTGTTGCCTACTATTCGTTAAGAGTTGCGGTCATGGAATGTATCGCAGCGGGTGGAAAGCCTATTTCCATAGTGCTCCACAACTTTTGTGGAAATGGACCATGGGAAGAGCTTTTAAGAGGCATCAAAAAAGGGTTATTAGAACTTGGTTTGAAGGATGTTCCCATAACGGGGAGTACGGAAAGTAATTTTCCTTTACTGCAATCTGCCGTTGGATTAATTGTACTTGGCATAAAGCCAAATGGAAAAATAACGGATTTCATGTTCTCTGATAAATTGAAATTTGCCGTAATAGGGTCACCTTTAGTTGGTAATGAAGTATTGGACCAAAGTGATGATATTGTACCTCTTTCAATTTTTCAAGAGATAAATAAAGCGAATGACGTGATGATTTTGCCTGTTGGCTCAAAAGGAATCTTATTTGAGTTGAATCAAATGTTTGCAAATGAAAAATTTACGCGGGATATGGTTATCACAAACTTGGATATTTTAAAATCATCAGGTCCATCAACATGTTTTATCGCCGTTTATCATACTGAACAAGAAGAAGAACTAATAAGGATTGCAGGGGGCTTTTTCCATTCCATTCAAATAGAAAGAAAATAA